The segment CCGCTGGCCAATGGCGAACTCGATAACCCCAACTTTCACTTGCCCACCCTGGCTGGTACGCCACTGCTTGCCCCATCCGCAGCTGCCCCGGGCGGACGTGCTGCCCTCATCACCTTCGATGGCGCTCAACTCGATTTTACTCAGATTCAAAACAGGGATGTGGATGGCGATGGCGTTCCTGACCATGGGGATGACCCCGCCTGGATCATCACACTGCCTGACCTTGAATACGTCGATTCCAACACAACACCGACTGCACCTGATGGCAGCAGTCCGGTCGTCTACATTCCTTTGACCCTTAATGGGCCAACCAATGTCGGCACCATTGGTGAAGTCGCCTCTGTTGCACCCGTTCCCACCCAAAACGCCGTCGTACTCTCGTTTGGCAGCACGACTGTGGCTCAGCAGCGATTCCTGGTCGATACCGGTTCGCAAGTCAGTACCATTTCCACGGCACTGGCTCAGTCCCTGGGTCTGGATCTGTCCCAGCCTGGCTTCACCACCACCATCGTAGGCGCGGGCGGCGTTACTGAAGATGTGCCAGGGTACATTCTCGATGAACTGACTTTACCCACCAGCGACGGTGGAACCATCACCTGGACACAGGTGCCTGTGCACGTGATTGATGTACCTGGTGGCTATGCAGGCGTTCTTGGCACCAACATTCTGAACACCGCATCAATAGCCAGCTACGATCCATACCGTTCGGATGGCGCATCGCTGGGCCTCTCCTTCTGGACCAATCGGCCTGATGATCCTGCACCACGCTCCTGGGCTTTCTCACTGACGCTGGAGTTGGCTGGGTTAATCGCGATGGTCGATTTCCCGCAAGGATTTTTGATGCCGGGCGCTCGTTTCTCGACGGGCCAGGTCACCGGGCAGGTTTTCCAGGACGACAACAGAAATGGCAGCCTTGATACCAATGAGTCGGCATTACCATATTCCGTCGTCTATGCTGATTTGAACAACAATCTCCTTCGCGATAGTAACGAACCCTTCGCCAACAGTGGTGGCACCGGTTTCTACAGCCTCTCTGGCCTGCCCACTAACAAGGCCAGCACCATTCGTATGGAATTGTATCAGGGGCTGGGTTCCACTCCTCGAAGCGTTACACCTCGAAGTGGGCAATCTTCTATCCAGCTCAATTTTGGTGCGACTACACCTCCACCCCAGGTTGCTACGGTCACGGTGAATAACGGTGATGCCCAGCGATCCATGGTGACGAGTATCACGCTGACTTTCAATCAGGAAGTACGAATACTGTCTGATGCGTTCAGCCTCTTTCGCAAAGGCAGCAAGTCTTCGCTGCCTCTGCATGCAGTGACCACTTCCGAAGGTGGAATCACCACAGTCACTCTCAGCTTCCCCGGCAACAGTTCCCGCACCAACTCTCTGCGTGATGGCGACTATCAACTCGTGGCACGCAGCAACCGCATCACTGGCTTGGATGGACGCACGCTGGATGGCAATAGTAATTTCATAAGTGGCGACAACTACTCATATCGTTTCCATCGCTTATTCGGCGATGTAAACGGCGATCATCGCGTCAACCAGACCGACTATGTCCAATTCCGCCAGGCTATGAGTGATGGCTACTTCTCTGAACTGGTTCGCATCTTCGATTCCAATGGCAACAAACGAATCGACGTCAGCGATTATTTGGTCTTCCTGTTGAATCGCACCCGATAGGGATGAGTTGATTTGAAATAACTACTCATCGTATTACTGCTTTGCAAAAGCTGTCCGGAATTCTGAAGCAGTTTCACCAGTTTTTATCGCCCATTGGTCATCTAACGATTTCATATGTATCTGGCTCGACAACATTGATTCATTCTAAGCCTTTGGTTTTGTTTCTCCTGTGATTACACCTTAAAACTGCTCCAGAAACGCCAGATCATTGCTCCAGAAATGGCGGATATCATTGATGCCGTGCAGCAGCATGGCAATGCGTTGTGGCCCCAGGCCGAAGGCGAAGCCGGTGAAGCGTTCGGGGTCGTATCCGCCGTTCTGCAACACAGTGGGGTGGATCATGCCTGCACCCATGATTTCGAGCCAGCCGGTGCCCTTGGTGAGCCGTTCGCTGGCTTCATCGACGACAGGCCAACTGACATCGACTTCGATGCTCGGCTCGGTGAACGGGAAGTAACTGGAACGAAACCGTATCTCCCGTTCCTGGCCGAAGAGTCTACGGACGAAGCTGAGAATGGTGCCTTTCAGATCAGCCATGGTGATGTGGGTGCCGATGGCAAGCCCTTCGACCTGTTGAAACTGAATCTCGCTGCGGGTGCTGATCTGTTCATAGCGATAGCACATGCCGGGGAGCACCACGCGAATGGGGTTCGGGCAGTACTTCTTCATGGCATGAATCTGCCCGGGCGAAGTGTGCGTTCGCAGAATGACGCCGGGCGTTTTGGTAAAGAAGGTGTCCCACATGTCGCGGGCTGGGTGTTCCGCAGGCATGTTGAGCAGTTCGAAGTTGTTCTCGTCGGTTTCCACTTCGCGGCTCTGGAATACCTGGAAGCCCATATCAGCGAAGATGCTGAGGATGCGACGCATGGTCTGGGTGGCAGGGTGCAAGCGGCCTTGCACAACAGGCCGGCCGGGCAGGGTGACATCAACGATGTCGGTTGCCAGACTCTTTTCGAGTGCAGCTTGAGCGAGTTCTTTTGCTTTGATTTCTTCAGCAGCGACCAAGGCTTGTTTGACCACATTGATAGCCTGGCCATAAGCCGGACGCTCTGCAGCGGGTAATGCGCCGAGCTTTTTCATCGCTTCGGTGAGCAGGCCGGTTTTGCCCTGGTACTTGGACGACCATGCACGCAAGGCAGCCTCATCCGAGCAGGCAGCCAGTTCAGCGAGAGCGGTGTTTTGGAGTTCGGTGGGGGACATTTTACTTTGTACGCTCGAGAGTTATATGAATTCGATGTTGTTATGCATTTCGGCAGCATCCAGAACTTCCCATATCAAAGCTAAACCATGAATGATCTGGCCCACTGAACGGGATTGAAGTTCGCAGAATGCAACGCCTGCATGGTTTTCAGCACGGGACGCAAGTACCAGAATATCATCATCATGTGAAAAGATCACTCTGCCCGTTTCCTGTGCATAAGCGAATTGTGCTTCATCGGTTGCTGACAAAAGGTTGGCATCCATTACGGTATACACGTCTATACCACGTCGTCTCAGGCCTGCTACCGCAGGATATCGATGAACATTTTCATCCAGGTAGAACTTAACCGTTCGAGCCACGATGATTTGCCATTTTTCTCTGTAGAGCTGAAGAGCCTTGTGCCAGCTTCAGTTTTTCGACCAAGTCCTGTGTTGATTGCATATGCTGGTCGATTTCTTCTTTGTGATCCCAGTAGAAAGCCAACGCAGCATAGACTTTGGCAGGAGTAAGCTGAGGATAACCTTCTACGATTTCATCAACTCCCAACCCCTGAAGCTCATGCAGGACAAAAATATCCTGCACCCGTATTCGAGTGCCTGCAATGCACGGTTTGCCACCACAGATGGCGGGATCAATCGAAATGTACTCGGTCATTAAGGAAGACACGTTCTCAACCCTTAAACACAAAGAGTGCCGACCTGAAGGCCGACACTCTTTAAGATACACAAATTCGCGTGACGTTCACTAGCCCGCTTTTTTCGCGGTGGCAGCAGGGGCAAACTGCTTGGCAAGCGTCACCAACTGATCAAAGCTGGCAGGATCGTGAATGGCGATCTCGCTGAGCATCTTGCGGTCGAGTTCCACGCCTGCACGCTGCAGCCCGGCAATGAACTGGCTATAGGCCATGCCCCGCATACGAGCAGCGGCATTGATACGCATGGTCCAGAGTTGGCGGAAGAGGCGTTTGCGCTGGCGACGATCACGGTAGGCAAAAGCACCGGCACGGGTTACGGTGGTGCGCATCTGCCGATACAGATTGCCTCGGCTTAAATAATACCCTTTGGCCAGCTTGCGGAGCCTGGCACGTCGGCGAAGGACAGTTTTGCCACTACGGGCACGCATGACATTATCTCCGGCTCGACGCTATATCCCGCGTCTGATTTTATCGATAGCCTGCTATCAGCTTCTTGCTGCCAGCGAATTGCTTAATGATTTCCCTGGGTGATCGCCTTGACGATCTTCTTGGCTTCGGTGGTATTGAGCGTAACCGCCTTATCCAGTTTCTGCTTATGGCTGCCCGACATGTGGGCGTTGAGGTGACGACGGCCTTCCCGGCGGAATTTCAGTTTCCCGGTAGCAGTCACCTTGAAGCGGCGTTTGCTCGCTTTATGAGTCTTCATCTTCGGCATGGGTCGCCTGCAATGCAAGAAATACGCCTTATTCTCTAAATAAAGCGTGGTCTGTAACATTAGGGTTCGCAGCCCTGCCCGGCAAGTGTTTCGCCGGAATAATGTGTTTTCGGCTGTCAAGGCTGGAAAATGAGCCACTTTTCAGCCCGTCTTCCACTCCGACTCGCTCAGCGCGTACAATACTCCAGATTAACCTTTCGGGATGATTGACATGGGACAGATCTTCAATGCGGTGGTGGATTTCCTGACAGATGACGGCTGGAAATACACCATTTTAGAAGAAGATCAGGACCTGCTGGCCCTCACCCTCTCTTTCAAGGGACGCAACGGCTCCTGGCAGTGCTTTGCGATTGTGGATGAAGAAAAGCACTGGTTGCGTTTTTATTCGATTCTGCCTGTCCATGTTTCGGAAGACAAACGTCACGAGGCAGCCGAGTTCATCACCCGTGCGAACTATGGCCTGATGCTTGGCAACTACGAGATGGATTTTAACGATGGTGAAGTGCGGTTCAAAACCAGTGTGGATGCCGAGGGTGGCGAACTGACCAAGCCGATGATTGACAACCTGCTGCGATCCAATCTGATCAGTATGGATCGCTATTTTCCGGGAATGATGGCGGTGCTCTACAGCGACCGGACACCAGCTGACATCTACGAAGATATTGCCAACAATGAAGTGGCTGACGACCGCAGCAGTCTGGAAGAAGATGGGTAGTATTATTGTTGTGGCATCAGGAACTGATGCCCGGCATCGATCCAGTTCTTGATCATGTCGGCGGGGACCGATTCGACGTGACCATCAGCGTAGAAATAGTTGGATCGACCAGGCATGGCCTCCCCATAAAGAGGAAAACGATCGGGCTGGATGCCGAGCCTGCCGGTGGTTCGCTGCCAGGCAGTAGCCTTTGGAATCAGCCAACCTTGCGGGAAGATGTAGCCGGGGCCAGGCACACCCGCATGCGGACTGACCGGAAGAATGGCCAAGGCCCGTGACAGGCTGGTGCAATCGCTCAGGCGTTCACAGCTCAACTGCTTGCCGGTAACTGAATCGGTGATACTGGTGCTGAAATAGGGATTGAGTACATAACTGGAACAGAACCTGTTGGGATTAGCCGACAGGTATTTTCGTCGCTCCTCCTTTAATGGATCGGCTGGGCTGATCAGGGCATCATTAAGTTCCCCATAACTGCTGAGCTTGTGAATCCAGCGGTCAAAGGGATCGGACCCGCGATGGTTCACTGGCCTGCCCTGATGCGCCTTGGCATAGGCCAGCCAGGCATGTCCCAGCACACGCAACTGATTTTTCTCTTCCTGATCATCCGCGAGCAGGCGCAGCTTCATGATGGCAGGCAGCAGGAGCGCCAGCAAAATGCCAATAATGGCAATAATCACCAGAAGTTCAACCAGCGTCAGAGCACGTCGATGCTGGCGGCAATAAATCATTTCTGCTCGCTGCACGAAAGAATCAAAAAACATCCGTTATTGCAATAAACTCATTCCCTGAGCATATATTAGGGTATCTTGGTAAACCCTATCAGGTCAAGTAGCAAAATAAAAGAGCCTGGCAAATTTGTGTGCCAGGCACTTGCCGCTTCATTTGTGCTTTATTTCGGCAACTCAAATTGTGCCTGACTTAGAGGCTGTAAAACAACTTTATCCAAGTGTACCACCGGGCTGGTAATCTCCTTGCCGTTAAAGAATTGTGCTCTCTTAAATGGTACTACCAGGCCTTCCACATCCTTGAAATCACCGAATTTGACCAGGTTTATCCCATTGGTTCCTTTTCGAGCCAGGTAGGATAGCTGCAGGATGCGCCCCGAATCTGGATCAATAAACCAGGTGGTGGTGGCACCCTGATAGGCAACATCAAGCTTTTCCAAAGGCTTGCCATCCACCTCGGTAACTCCATTAGCTACGGCAACAAATCCTTTAGCCTGACGATTACGCAGCATGGCCAGTGGCTCACGCAGTGCCTGTCGCTGGGCCACTGCTGTCACCGGTGCATCCAGCTTCCATGCATCCTTGCCAGCAAACTGATAGCCTTTCGATCCATTGAAACCCTGACCATAGGCTGTCGTAAACTTTTCTTCAAAACGGTACTTATCGGGAAAGCTCCATGCTGTGGTGTAGTGCCCGACAAGCTCTTTGCCATTCTGTTTGTAGATATGCCTGCAATGGGTTTCGTAACCTTGGATTGCATCAACCTTGTTGGCACCGCCAAATCCTTCGAGCACTTTGCTCACTAAAACTTTCCCCTGTTCCAATTGCTCTGGTGTGCCTGTTGGAACCATATTGGGTTTCTCGATGTATTGCTCCGGGTCTTTCTTGAATGCATTGCGGCACATCTCCGATGCAAAGACATAGATGCGTCCATCATGGACATAGAATCGGTCAGGGCTGCCCATACCGGTGAATGGCCCCATTTTCCCGCAGGCGCCACCAAACTGGATGCCTCGTTCCACTGGCTGTTTGTCAAAGGCAGCTTTATTTTCTTCCGAGGCAAAGCGATAACGGAACAAGCCATGCGTTGATTCGAGCCCTTCCTTGCCTTGCACTTCCTTTCCTGCTGCCAGTTCGATGGGATCGAGTCCTTTCAGTGCGAGTTTAGGCACGGGTGTTTCTGCTTGGATGCTGGCGAGGAACACCAGCGAGCAAGTTAGACTCAGAACGAAGTGACGCATGACAAACTCCAGATGGAAGAGGATTATTTCTTGAGTGAGGACTGGTGCTTTTTGGAAGCGGGCTTACTGCCCCATTCGGTAGCTGCCGATTGGAGCCGATCAAAGTAGTCACGCAGCCTGTCGATTGCCTGGTCATAGCATTCGATCGTTCGATAAGTGCGGGCCAGCATGACAGCGCCTTCCATCACGGTCAGCACAAAATGAGCCATGTCGCCGGGCTTTGATTCTTCAGGCAACTTGTGGCGGGCTTCTTCCAGGCAACCTTTGACTGCATTTTTCCAATTGTCGAAATTCTCCGCCAGAAGCTGGCGAACGCGGGGATGGCTTTTGGAAAGCTCGAGAGCCAGGTTGCCAATGGGACAACCCATTTGGAATTCACAGACCAGAAGCAGATTGCGGTAGCCATCAAGGATGCCGAACATGCGTTCGAGGGGATCATCGAGCCGATCAAAGACGGGCTGCACCACTTCAGGCCAGAACATCTTCTTGCGCCATTCAAGCGTTGCCAGCAGCAAATCTTCCTTAGTGGGGAAGTAATAGTACAAGCTGCCTCGCAGGATATCCGCAGCTTCGAGAATTTGGGCGATGCCGGTGGCACCATAGCCCTGCTTGAGGAACAGATCAGCAGCAACTTCGATGATGTGTTCACGCACATCGGGAGTGTTTTCAGATGATGAAGTCTTCTCGGACATGACAACCCAGCTTCTTGACTGACCGGTCAAATTATGGCATTGTCGTTTCTTATTGTCAACGATTTTCCCTGTTTTTTGATTATTTTCCCAGCCAGCGGGCTACTTTCAGGATCAGGGCCATGCTCGGAGCATGGGTGATTACCCCCGCCATCACCTGTTCCACTACTTCCTCAAAAGGCAGCACGATGTGTTCAATTTGTTCGGTGCCTTCGGGAGCTATATCAAACTGTTTCAACTGACGCGCCAGATACAACTGTGTTGGCGACAGTATCGAAGCAGTAAACGGATCAAGGCGACCCAGATCAATCCATTCGCTGGCTTCCAGCCCAAGCTCTTCCCGCAATTCACGCTGTGCCGCCTGCAAAGCAGGCTCATCATCATCCCTGCCGCCACTCACGCACTCCAGGGTTGTCTCGCCCACAGCATAGTGAAATTCCCGGGTCAGGTGGGCATCGTTATTCTCATCTATTGCCAGTACACAAACACCTGGCTTGATATGCACCACGGCATACGTTCCCGGCTGGCCATCAGGCCGGGTCACTTCATCCCGTTGAACTTTGACCCAGGGATCGCGGTAGACCCAAGCCCTCGACTTGATGAACCATGGTCCATGTTGCTGATTGATTTTCTGCATAATACCTTCCCTGGTTTATTTGCTCCGTGGCTCAACTCCATGCAGATGCCTGACGAAAAAGTCAGCGCGTCGGCGCGACATGTAGGGTGATTCCGCAGCGCCGTGCGGCCCGCCAGGCACCACGACCAAATCGAAGTCCTTGTTCGCCTTGATCAAGGCATTGACCACCTGCATGGTCGAAGCGGGGTCAACATTGCGATCCATTTCACCCACGATCAACATTAACTTTCCCTGCAGGCGATGTGCCTGGGTGACATTCGACTGTTCTGCATAGTGTGCTCCGATCGGCCAGCTCATCCAGAGTTCGTTCCACCAGATTTTATCCATGCGGTTGTCGTGACAGCCACAGTCTGCCACGCCAACATGATAGAATTCGGGATGCATGAGCAGGCCACGCATGGCATTCTGCCCGCCTGCCGACCCGCCGTAAATCCCAACCCTGGTTAAATCCATGTAGGGATACTTCTCAGCAGCAGCTTTAATCCAGAGCATACGGTCCGGGAAGCCTGCATCGCCGAGGTTCTTCCAGCAGACATCGTGAAAAGCCTTGGAACGATTGGATGTGCCCATGCCATCGATCTGTACAACGATGAAACCCAGTTCAGCCATTGCCTGTACGCGATGAACGGTGCGGAAGTCTTTCGGCACAAACGAATCCTGTGGCCCAGCATAAATGTATTCGATGACTGGATACTTTTTCGTTGGCGAAAAGTTACTGGGCCGATGGATGACTCCATAAATATTCGTGATGCCATCACGCCCTTTTGCGACAAATCGCTCTGGTGGCCTCCAACCCTTGCTTTTCAACCTGGTAATGTCGCCTTCTTCCACAGGCAGGAGCAGTTTCCCATCTTGCGTTGATCGGATGACGGTCGCCGGTGCTTTGTCAACTCGCGACCAGGTATCGACGAAATACTCTCCTGTGGGAGAGAATTCGGTGGTATGTGTACCATCGTCGGTTGTCAGAATTTTCAGATCGTTACCATCGTAATTGACTCTAGCTAGATGCAGGTAATAGGGATCCTGTTCAGCATACACGCCGCTGCAGGTAAACCAGATTTGTCGCTTGTCATCATCAACTTTGACCACGCGGCGGACGACCCAGTTGCCTCGAGTTATCTGGTTCTTTACTTCCCGCCGTTCCGTGTCGATGAGGTAAAGGTGGTTCCAGCCATCCCGTTCGGACATCCAGATGGCCTCACGCTTATCCTTCACGGGGTGCAGGAGAAATTTACCTGCATAGTCAACAAACGTTTTGCTCTGCTCATCAATGACGCATTGGGCGTAACCGGTGTCAGCATCGACCGCAAGCCATCGAAGTACCTGATGTCCGCGCTGGTTATAGAGGAAGGTAAACCGTGCGCTGTCCTTGCTCCATGCATACTGTGATAATGCATAAGGATTGGTGAACAGCTTATCACTCACCTTGATGAGATGCCTGGTGGGAATATCTGCCAGCACTAATGTGGTCTTTGCCAGTTCATCGCCCGGCTTCAGATAGTTCATCTCGTGCAACTTGGGTTGCAACTGATCGCGAGGTGATGATTCAATCAGGTACACTTTGCGTTCCTGGGCTGGCTTCACTCTGAACAACATGACCTTGCGGCTGTGAGGCGCCCAATAGAAGCGTTCGACATAGGGTTCAGCAGCGGTGCCATCTTTCGTCAGTTGTTCTGTTTTGTCTGACTGCTGATGTGTCAGAAAAACATTGTTGTCTTTGACAAAGAGCCGCCACTGCCTGTCCGACGAGATGCGCTGAACGAATTCGCGTTGTCGCTGCAATGGCACACGGCCTGGCGTGCCAGTTCCCGGAGTGCGTGTCAGGGTGCTGTTCCAGCGATCGTACTTCCAGCGTGTGCCATCGATGCGGAAAAAAAACTCGGCAGGGTTTTCACCCAGTTCCACTTCACTGAAAGGCAATTGATCTGGTTCAACCGGTTTCTTGAGCTGGATAGCCAGATCGGCCGCCAGGCGGACGTGATCGAACGCATCCACACGGGTTTTATTACGGACATCTACCCGCAAGAACCTCTGCTTGCCCGCAGGCAACTGTTGTCGATAAACAAACTGCTGACCATCGGTTTGCCAGACAATGCGAGGTCTGATGTTCAGAGCTTCGCCCTGATAGCGTTCATTGAGGGAAGTCGCTCGCTCGTAATCTGCCTTGGTGCCTTGACCCTGCACGCTCACAGCCAGCAAACACCACACACACCATGCCAGACAGCCGTGTTTCATTGCTTTACTTCTCCCGGGCTTAGTTACTATGGTGTCAACCTCACCCACTCAGGGAAAGCAGAATCTGGCACAGGAGAGAATTCTCATGACAGAGGCAATCGGAATCTGACGGCTGTATGGCTATAGAATGGGAGAAATCGAGATATCGCCGATGCCAGACCTGGAATCAATATCGCGGGAGAGTGACTGGGGTGTGCCACTGCCCGGGGAGATCGTACCGCCGGAACAGCAGGCCCATACTCATCTGAAGCGATTGCCTTTGGGACAATTTCAGGTTGCAGCCGTCTTTGGACACAATGCCCGGCTGGTCGTCGATCTGTGTTGTGGCAACGGGCGTTCTGTCATACAGCAAGCGCTGGCTCACCCCGAGAACGTCTATTTGGGAATTGATATTTTCAATGGGTCCATTCGCCACGCGGTTCGCCGGGCTAATCGCCGGGGGTTGCATAACGTCCGTTTTGCGGTAGCTGATGCGCTGGAAGTGGTGAGTCGATTGCTGGGCGATGCGATGGTTGCCGAACTGCATCTCTATCATCCGCAGCCGGTATATGACCTGGCCCAGGCACACAAGCGATTGCTCACGCCGCGGTTTCTGTTGCACGTGCATCGGGTGCTCAAAGCTGATGGCCGTTTCATTCTGCAGACCGATCATCCAGCTTACTGGACTTACCTGAAGCAGATTCTGCCTCTTTACTTTCACGTTCAGGAATATGACACACCCTGGCATGATGCACCGGAGGGCAGAACCCGTCGGGAAATCCTCGCCCGCCAGATGGGGCTGCCCATCTTCCGTGCTGAGTGCATGCCACTCGCCAACCTGGATCGACAACAAGCCCTGGAGCAGGCAGATCAACTGCCGCTACCCCGTTTTGATGCTGATAGAAGACTGCAGGCACTCGATGAACGGGAGAAGGATGACTCTGGATTGTAGTCCTCTCTCTCCGAGAGAGGACAGCGATGGTGAGTGCACATTAAACGAAGAGATGATCGAGACGGACGCCTGTCTCCGCATCATCACTCGGAGAGTGATGACTACAATATTGCTCACCCCTGACCCCTCTACTCTCGTTTAATACTTCCACTCCATCCTGAAGAATGGGCCGTGGTAATCGAACTGCTGGCTGCCACTGCCTTCCATCACTGCCAGGTCCTTGAAGAACCAGGTCTCATACAGGTAGCCTGCGGAGAAACTCAATCGGTCGCAATACTGAGGCGGAGCGTAGCGTAAGGCAAGCTGGGCCCCGGTATGCCAGACGATACCACCTTCGGATCGCTGTGCTTCATCATAGTCGAATTCGCCATCAATCACCGATTCAATGGTGGCACGGGCACGGTAACTGCCCCACTGAATACCTGCATCGACCAGACCACTCAGCGACAAGCCCGTATCAGCCCAGGGCAACTCCATGCGTAAACCAGCGCGAGGGCCTGCTCCGATGAACTGCTGTCTCCAGCGCACATCAATGTAGCTTGGATCGAATGAAACAAAATCGAATCCATAGAAGTCCTGGAAATCAGAGACCGTCAGACGTGCCGACAGATCCCATCGTGCCCGAATGACCGACAGCAGCGGAAACACTTCTGACTGTACACCGAAATCGACGGCATGCAATTCGGTCGAACGGTAGAACGAAAACAGGGTATCGGTAAACGGCTCATACGCCTGCTGATTCGAATCGCTGTACAGTCCTCGATATCCAATGTAAGGGTTCCAGGCACCCCGGTTCAGCGTGCCAAATTCAAACCGTGGCGACAACGTCCAATCGACATTGGAGGAAAATGCCGGGCCACCATCCATCGACGGATTGGTCAGCCGAGGCTGCACCACCGCAAAATCGAGGTTGAAATAGTAGCTGGGCAGATACGTCTCTTCGATCATTGGCGATGGGAGTGAGCGCACTTCGACAGGGGTCAAAGAGCCCTCCTGTGCCCACAGGCTGACAGCAGTTCCCAGAAGGATGCAGGTGGCAAGCAATGTTCTCATCATCATCCAGACTCCGCGGCAAACATACATGGACCGCCGACATAGCGAATGGATGATTTTTTCGCAAGGGGAGATTGGGGAGACGTTGCGATGTTTGATCAACTCATACACTACCCCCATGAAACTGGTCATTCTTGATTACGGCATAGGCAATTTGCGCAGTGTGCAGAAAGCCTTTGAAAAGGCAGGCGTTGCTGCTTCACTCTCCAGCGATCTGCAGCAGATTGCCGAAGCTGATCGCCTGGTGCTGCCTGGCGTGGGGGCCTTCAGCGACTGCATGGAGAAGTTCACCGCAGCGGGCATGCGTGAACCGGTATTGCGACATCTACAACAGGATAAGCCGTTCCTGGGCATCTGTGTCGGCATGCAGATGCTGTTCACCCGCAGCCACGAGAATGGCCTGCATGATGGCTTGAAGGTGCTCGCGGGTGAAGTGGTTCGCTTTCCACAGCGTGAAGGGTACAAGGTGCCGCACATGGGCTGGAATCAGGTGCGGGCTGTCAACCAGAACCCGTTCTGGATCCACTTGAAGCAACCTGCCTGGTTTTATTTTGTGCATTCATATTACTGTGTGCCGGGCGATGCCTCGGTGGTGGCACTGGAAGCCGATTACCCGGAACCGTTTTGTGCCGCAGTGCAGCGTGGCAGAATGCTGGCAACGCAGTTTCACCCGGAAAAGAGCCAGCAGGCTGGCTTGGCGTTGATCAAGCAGTTTGTGGAGATGTGATTCCCTTCTCCACCTTGGAGAGAAGGGTTAGTGATGAGGGGTTCTCAATAGTATTTAACCATGTCGATTAACTAATCTGGTTAAACACGAGGTGAAGCCCCTCACCCCCGGCCCCTCTTCCCACGGGG is part of the Planctomycetia bacterium genome and harbors:
- a CDS encoding DUF5615 family PIN-like protein — its product is MARTVKFYLDENVHRYPAVAGLRRRGIDVYTVMDANLLSATDEAQFAYAQETGRVIFSHDDDILVLASRAENHAGVAFCELQSRSVGQIIHGLALIWEVLDAAEMHNNIEFI
- a CDS encoding aspartyl protease family protein yields the protein MKSRSRLRLHVEALEHRELPATNLLVPLDPLRDISGKQILTVQRYTGTELESTFWGPVNAFAVFDTGSPTVSFGYYSNEQLLNQDGDIIPIKVPLGSVADAIGGRLFSDIGFGGTISNDGLHALQLTWDFDFDLRPTFGADFTLPTAQHQANVHPISTPLANGELDNPNFHLPTLAGTPLLAPSAAAPGGRAALITFDGAQLDFTQIQNRDVDGDGVPDHGDDPAWIITLPDLEYVDSNTTPTAPDGSSPVVYIPLTLNGPTNVGTIGEVASVAPVPTQNAVVLSFGSTTVAQQRFLVDTGSQVSTISTALAQSLGLDLSQPGFTTTIVGAGGVTEDVPGYILDELTLPTSDGGTITWTQVPVHVIDVPGGYAGVLGTNILNTASIASYDPYRSDGASLGLSFWTNRPDDPAPRSWAFSLTLELAGLIAMVDFPQGFLMPGARFSTGQVTGQVFQDDNRNGSLDTNESALPYSVVYADLNNNLLRDSNEPFANSGGTGFYSLSGLPTNKASTIRMELYQGLGSTPRSVTPRSGQSSIQLNFGATTPPPQVATVTVNNGDAQRSMVTSITLTFNQEVRILSDAFSLFRKGSKSSLPLHAVTTSEGGITTVTLSFPGNSSRTNSLRDGDYQLVARSNRITGLDGRTLDGNSNFISGDNYSYRFHRLFGDVNGDHRVNQTDYVQFRQAMSDGYFSELVRIFDSNGNKRIDVSDYLVFLLNRTR
- the rpmI gene encoding 50S ribosomal protein L35; the encoded protein is MPKMKTHKASKRRFKVTATGKLKFRREGRRHLNAHMSGSHKQKLDKAVTLNTTEAKKIVKAITQGNH
- a CDS encoding YbjN domain-containing protein — translated: MGQIFNAVVDFLTDDGWKYTILEEDQDLLALTLSFKGRNGSWQCFAIVDEEKHWLRFYSILPVHVSEDKRHEAAEFITRANYGLMLGNYEMDFNDGEVRFKTSVDAEGGELTKPMIDNLLRSNLISMDRYFPGMMAVLYSDRTPADIYEDIANNEVADDRSSLEEDG
- the pheS gene encoding phenylalanine--tRNA ligase subunit alpha, translating into MSPTELQNTALAELAACSDEAALRAWSSKYQGKTGLLTEAMKKLGALPAAERPAYGQAINVVKQALVAAEEIKAKELAQAALEKSLATDIVDVTLPGRPVVQGRLHPATQTMRRILSIFADMGFQVFQSREVETDENNFELLNMPAEHPARDMWDTFFTKTPGVILRTHTSPGQIHAMKKYCPNPIRVVLPGMCYRYEQISTRSEIQFQQVEGLAIGTHITMADLKGTILSFVRRLFGQEREIRFRSSYFPFTEPSIEVDVSWPVVDEASERLTKGTGWLEIMGAGMIHPTVLQNGGYDPERFTGFAFGLGPQRIAMLLHGINDIRHFWSNDLAFLEQF
- a CDS encoding prepilin-type N-terminal cleavage/methylation domain-containing protein, with the translated sequence MFFDSFVQRAEMIYCRQHRRALTLVELLVIIAIIGILLALLLPAIMKLRLLADDQEEKNQLRVLGHAWLAYAKAHQGRPVNHRGSDPFDRWIHKLSSYGELNDALISPADPLKEERRKYLSANPNRFCSSYVLNPYFSTSITDSVTGKQLSCERLSDCTSLSRALAILPVSPHAGVPGPGYIFPQGWLIPKATAWQRTTGRLGIQPDRFPLYGEAMPGRSNYFYADGHVESVPADMIKNWIDAGHQFLMPQQ
- the rplT gene encoding 50S ribosomal protein L20, whose product is MRARSGKTVLRRRARLRKLAKGYYLSRGNLYRQMRTTVTRAGAFAYRDRRQRKRLFRQLWTMRINAAARMRGMAYSQFIAGLQRAGVELDRKMLSEIAIHDPASFDQLVTLAKQFAPAATAKKAG
- a CDS encoding DUF433 domain-containing protein, with the protein product MSSLMTEYISIDPAICGGKPCIAGTRIRVQDIFVLHELQGLGVDEIVEGYPQLTPAKVYAALAFYWDHKEEIDQHMQSTQDLVEKLKLAQGSSALQRKMANHRGSNG